The following are from one region of the Salinirussus salinus genome:
- a CDS encoding replication factor A (Replication protein A protects and stabilize the intermediate ssDNA that is generated by the unwinding action of a DNA helicase at the replication fork. In addition, SSBs prevent the formation of secondary structures by single-stranded template DNA.) produces MSETDLRTHASEIHEQFADHLDVTVEEVAERLDTLVNEYKVPVSEARRSVTNTYLDEAGMDREEISQGGGNERVEVADIDAPEQWVDLTAKVVDLWDATSDAVAQVGLLGDETGTVKFTKWSKSDLPSLEEGKVYDLRNVVTDEYQGRFSVKLNRTTVIEELDEEIEVGDDAVEVEGALVDIQSGSGLIKRCPEEDCTRVLQNGRCSEHGEVEGEFDLRIKGVLDDGTDVHEVIFDEEATEALTGITLEQAKEMAMDALDTTVVADEMREKTLGRYYRVVGPTLGRYVLANETEHLAGGVDPEAALIKARSI; encoded by the coding sequence ATGAGTGAGACAGATTTGCGTACCCACGCGAGCGAGATACACGAACAGTTTGCGGACCATCTCGACGTGACCGTCGAGGAGGTGGCCGAGCGCCTCGATACGCTGGTCAATGAGTACAAGGTCCCCGTCAGCGAGGCCCGGCGCAGCGTCACGAACACCTACCTCGACGAGGCCGGGATGGACCGCGAGGAGATCTCCCAGGGGGGCGGGAACGAGCGCGTCGAGGTCGCCGACATCGACGCCCCCGAGCAGTGGGTCGACCTCACCGCGAAGGTCGTCGACCTCTGGGACGCCACCAGCGACGCCGTCGCCCAGGTCGGCCTGCTCGGCGACGAGACCGGAACAGTAAAATTCACCAAGTGGTCGAAGTCTGACCTCCCGAGCCTGGAGGAGGGGAAAGTCTACGACCTCCGGAACGTCGTCACCGACGAGTACCAGGGCCGGTTCTCGGTGAAGCTCAACCGGACGACCGTCATCGAGGAACTCGACGAGGAGATCGAGGTCGGCGACGACGCCGTCGAGGTGGAGGGCGCGCTGGTCGACATCCAGTCCGGTTCCGGACTGATCAAGCGCTGTCCAGAGGAGGACTGCACCCGCGTCCTCCAGAACGGCCGCTGTTCCGAGCACGGCGAGGTCGAGGGCGAGTTCGACCTCCGGATCAAGGGCGTGCTCGACGACGGCACCGACGTCCACGAGGTCATCTTCGACGAGGAGGCCACCGAGGCGCTGACCGGGATCACCCTGGAACAGGCCAAGGAGATGGCCATGGACGCGCTGGACACGACCGTCGTGGCCGACGAGATGCGCGAGAAGACGCTGGGCCGGTACTACCGCGTCGTCGGGCCGACGCTGGGCCGGTACGTCCTGGCCAACGAGACCGAGCACCTGGCCGGCGGGGTCGACCCTGAAGCTGCCCTCATCAAAGCGAGGTCGATATAA
- a CDS encoding RPA family protein, with protein sequence MASTPTREVARRVFAREFNDASFTFKESDDERAPVYLLLPTGERANRVFVVGTLTETEDVGEDSEYWQGRIVDPNGDTFFTYAGQYQPDAASALRELEPPAYVSVVGKPRTFETDDGEVNVSVRPESITEVTEAERDRWVVETAEQTLDRIRAFDSETPEASHEGGDAAGVDEYVEMAREQYGGSVDAYKQAAIEALESLDAEAEAEPEAGA encoded by the coding sequence ATGGCGAGCACCCCAACCCGCGAGGTCGCACGGCGCGTCTTCGCACGCGAGTTCAACGACGCGAGTTTCACGTTCAAAGAATCGGACGACGAGCGCGCGCCGGTCTACCTGCTGTTGCCGACCGGCGAGCGCGCCAACCGCGTGTTCGTCGTCGGCACGCTCACCGAGACCGAGGACGTCGGCGAGGACTCGGAGTACTGGCAGGGCCGGATCGTCGACCCCAACGGTGACACCTTCTTCACCTACGCCGGCCAGTACCAGCCCGACGCCGCCTCGGCGCTCCGGGAACTCGAACCCCCGGCCTACGTCTCGGTGGTCGGCAAGCCCCGCACCTTCGAGACGGACGACGGCGAGGTCAACGTCTCGGTCCGGCCGGAGTCGATCACCGAGGTGACCGAGGCCGAGCGGGACCGCTGGGTGGTCGAGACCGCCGAGCAGACCCTCGACCGGATCCGGGCCTTCGACAGCGAGACGCCGGAGGCGTCGCACGAAGGCGGCGACGCCGCCGGAGTGGACGAGTACGTCGAGATGGCCCGCGAGCAGTACGGCGGCTCCGTCGACGCCTACAAGCAGGCCGCCATCGAGGCCCTGGAGAGCCTCGACGCCGAGGCCGAGGCCGAACCGGAAGCCGGCGCGTAG